In a genomic window of Callithrix jacchus isolate 240 chromosome 22, calJac240_pri, whole genome shotgun sequence:
- the LOC128930486 gene encoding double homeobox protein 4-like protein 4 has protein sequence MALPTAPGSPLPAEARGRGRRKRLVWTPSQRDALRASFERNPYPGMATREQLAQAIGVPEPRVQIWFQNERSRRLRQHRRESRPWPGPRGPPEGRRKRTAVTQSQTAVLLRAFERERFPDFATREELARETGLPESRIQIWFQNRRARHPGRAGRGPAAAGGPRDTAPGGRGSSARSWVASTHTGAWGAALPAPQVPCAPGALPQGPVVSQAAGAVPLLLHGQAPQAEGISQPDPALGALGAFGFAALAPSGVALPQPQSLPGPPHPGRCHEEREPQHAGLPGTCSVGQLGPAQADSQGRGVQGPWWGWGQGPQVAGAAGEPQAAPPPPPQPAPPEASAWQGQMPALQAPSQALQEPEERSSALTSSLLDELLSTPEFQQQARPFLETEPLGELKEVEELASLEPPLSEEEYRALLEEL, from the coding sequence ATGGCTCTCCCCACAGCTCCCGGCAGCCCTCTCCCGGCGGAGGCCCGAGGGCGAGGAAGGCGAAAGAGGCTCGTTTGGACTCCGAGCCAGAGGGACGCCCTGCGAGCGTCCTTTGAGCGGAACCCGTACCCGGGCATGGCCACCAGAGAACAGCTGGCCCAGGCCATCGGCGTTCCGGAGCCCAGGGTCCAGATTTGGTTTCAGAACGAGAGATCGCGCCGGCTGAGGCAGCACCGGCGGGAATCCAGGCCCTGGCCTGGGCCACGCGGCCCGCCAGAAGGCCGGCGAAAGCGGACGGCCGTGACCCAGTCCCAGACCGCCGTGCTCCTCCGGGCCTTCGAGCGAGAGCGCTTTCCGGACTTCGCCACCAGGGAGGAACTGGCCAGAGAGACGGGCCTCCCGGAGTCCAGGATTcagatttggtttcagaatcGAAGGGCCAGGCATCCAGGCCGGGCTGGCAGGGGACCCGCGGCCGCAGGCGGCCCGCGCGACACGGCCCCCGGCGGGCGCGGCTCCTCTGCTCGCTCCTGGGTCGCCTCCACCCACACCGGGGCGTGGGGGGCGGCGCTTCCCGCACCCCAAGTGCCCTGCGCGCCTGGGGCCCTCCCACAGGGGCCCGTCGTGAGCCAGGCAGCAGGGGCCGTGCCCCTGCTCCTGCACGGACAGGCCCCACAGGCAGAAGGAATCTCGCAACCTGACCCGGCGCTCGGGGCCCTCGGGGCTTTCGGGTTCGCCGCCCTGGCTCCTTCGGGGGTGGCGCTCCCCCAGCCTCAGAGCCTTCCGGGGCCTCCGCACCCGGGCAGATGCCACGAGGAGCGGGAGCCGCAGCACGCCGGCCTGCCGGGGACGTGCTCCGTGGGACAGCTTGGGCCCGCTCAAGCCGACTCACAGGGGCGAGGTGTGCAGGGtccctggtggggctggggccaggggccCCAGGTGGCCGGGGCGGCAGGGGAACCCCAAGCcgcgccacctccacctccgcaGCCCGCACCCCCGGAGGCCTCCGCCTGGCAGGGGCAGATGCCAGCCCTGCAGGCGCCTTCCCAAGCGCTCCAGGAGCCGGAGGAGCGCTCGTCTGCGCTCACCTCCAGCCTGCTGGACGAGCTCCTGTCGACCCCAGAGTTTCAGCAGCAGGCA
- the LOC128930483 gene encoding double homeobox protein 4-like protein 4: MALPTAPGSPLPAEARGRGRRKRLVWTPSQRDALRASFERNPYPGMATREQLAQAIGVPEPRVQIWFQNERSRRLRQHRRESRPWPGPRGPPEGRRKRTAVTQSQTAVLLRAFERERFPDFATREELARETGLPESRIQIWFQNRRARHPGRAGRGPAAAGGPRDTAPGGRGSSARSWVASTHTGAWGAALPAPQVPCAPGALPQGPVVSQAAGAVPLLLHGQAPQAEGISQPDPALGALGAFGFAALAPSGVALPQPQSLPGPPHPGRCHEEREPQHAGLPGTCSVGQLGPAQADSQGRGVQGPWWGWGQGPQVAGAAGEPQAAPPPPPQPAPPEASAWQGQMPALQAPSQALQEPEERSSALTSSLLDELLSTPEFQQQARPFLETEPLGELKEVEELASLEPPLSEEEYRALLEEL, encoded by the coding sequence ATGGCTCTCCCCACAGCTCCCGGCAGCCCTCTCCCGGCGGAGGCCCGAGGGCGAGGAAGGCGAAAGAGGCTCGTTTGGACTCCGAGCCAGAGGGACGCCCTGCGAGCGTCCTTTGAGCGGAACCCGTACCCGGGCATGGCCACCAGAGAACAGCTGGCCCAGGCCATCGGCGTTCCGGAGCCCAGGGTCCAGATTTGGTTTCAGAACGAGAGATCGCGCCGGCTGAGGCAGCACCGGCGGGAATCCAGGCCCTGGCCTGGGCCACGCGGCCCGCCAGAAGGCCGGCGAAAGCGGACGGCCGTGACCCAGTCCCAGACCGCCGTGCTCCTCCGGGCCTTCGAGCGAGAGCGCTTTCCGGACTTCGCCACCAGGGAGGAACTGGCCAGAGAGACGGGCCTCCCGGAGTCCAGGATTcagatttggtttcagaatcGAAGGGCCAGGCATCCAGGCCGGGCTGGCAGGGGACCCGCGGCCGCAGGCGGCCCGCGCGACACGGCCCCCGGCGGGCGCGGCTCCTCTGCTCGCTCCTGGGTCGCCTCCACCCACACCGGGGCGTGGGGGGCGGCGCTTCCCGCACCCCAAGTGCCCTGCGCGCCTGGGGCCCTCCCACAGGGGCCCGTCGTGAGCCAGGCAGCAGGGGCCGTGCCCCTGCTCCTGCACGGACAGGCCCCACAGGCAGAAGGAATCTCGCAACCTGACCCGGCGCTCGGGGCCCTCGGGGCTTTCGGGTTCGCCGCCCTGGCTCCTTCGGGGGTGGCGCTCCCCCAGCCTCAGAGCCTTCCGGGGCCTCCGCACCCGGGCAGATGCCACGAGGAGCGGGAGCCGCAGCACGCCGGCCTGCCGGGGACGTGCTCCGTGGGACAGCTTGGGCCCGCTCAAGCCGACTCACAGGGGCGAGGTGTGCAGGGtccctggtggggctggggccaggggccCCAGGTGGCCGGGGCGGCAGGGGAACCCCAAGCcgcgccacctccacctccgcaGCCCGCACCCCCGGAGGCCTCCGCCTGGCAGGGGCAGATGCCAGCCCTGCAGGCGCCTTCCCAAGCGCTCCAGGAGCCGGAGGAGCGCTCGTCTGCGCTCACCTCCAGCCTGCTGGACGAGCTCCTGTCGACCCCAGAGTTTCAGCAGCAGGCACGACCTTTCCTAGAGACGGAGCCACTGGGGGAGCTGAAGGAGGTGGAAGAGCTCGCTTCCCTGGAGCCACCCCTCAGCGAGGAAGAATACCGGGCTCTGCTGGAGGAGCTTTAA